Proteins encoded by one window of Arachis ipaensis cultivar K30076 chromosome B04, Araip1.1, whole genome shotgun sequence:
- the LOC107635864 gene encoding chromatin structure-remodeling complex protein SYD-like yields the protein MASSQNVELEAAKFLHKLIQDSKDEPAKLATKLCVILQHMKSSGKEHSMPYQVISRAMETVINQHNLDIESLKSSRPPSSGAGSSQRGTSQAVGVATDSRAGLPENVMPKMDSFASGRPPFAPSIGAPDHYQGSAAQRSGQSFDHGSPSSLDSRSANSQSRDRRDTTNLDKQVNQKDGRKATSKRKRGDTLSPAEPHVDIPSHLDQRNTANTRKGKMTKAESSDGLPVRSGELTNFNRVPSSSQMQRANQEGPTKIGNPVPCAPNSKYPEDTEVSSAHIASGKLQGAHPMVHGGMGVATSAYPMTESVLSSSMRHGGMLGHYSGSSTTSADEPKIGLTDRHSSNSEMSMLRQGVPPRDMARSTISGSSGVPFKEQQLKQLRAQCLVFLAFRNGLAPKQLHLEIALGTAFSREGKDHTDHKGKSQSSVELGTSSGVMMPFGGLNNMRQPDNNNSSGSPSAGKSLEATSFSKGTESAIMTGDKGILSEERKHLLAVKKVELEKQIQERAGAQASSATSFQQQDSSSTKGDVDSGNLQVGLSNRPSSVIGLNKQMNPEINGFTGFASSDEASEGPSQVSSLQHELPIERRDNVVNQFQNMVNSGGSRNHHSINHLTYALKEHWKPVPGTGIDPQGASLMKDADLLAKNVSSDGFKTVPVNDASRHDATFSTDIEGNGRLPPPKYTMSGRWIMDQQKKRLLVQQNWVQKQQKTKQIMTTCFLKLKENVSSSEDISAKTKSVIELKKLQLLDLQRRLRSDFLNDFFKPITTEMLHCRFTTILTAINNLEELWALLNFLLPNIFNSSEDFSQWFNKPFESAGDNSPDEALLSEEENLLIINRLHQVLRPFVLRRLKHKVENELPEKIERLVRCEASAYQKLLMKRVEENLGSIGTTKGRSVHNSVMELRNICNHPYLSQLHAEEVDNFIPRHYLPPIIRLCGKLEMLDRILPKLKAADHRVLFFSTMTRLLDVMEEYLTLKQHRYLRLDGHTSGGDRGALIDMFNQPGSPYFIFLLSIRAGGVGVNLQAADTVIIFDTDWNPQVDLQAQARAHRIGQKKDVLVLRFETVQTVEEQVRASAEHKLGVANQSITAGFFDNNTSAEDRREYLESLLRECKKEEASPVLDDDALNDLLARSEAEIDVFEAVDQKRREDEMATWKKLVSGPATDGSEPIPSLPSRLVTDEDLKQLYEAMKISDVSKDEVASNGIKRKSGTPGSLDTQHYGRGKRAREVRSYEEQWTEEEFDKMCQAESPGSPKVMEEVTESNCKPNASSSAATASVTETAVVPPVAPATSSLGSLPVHKVKDITPPAKRGRGRPRRKTSDKSPVTEVPLVTSGTVEVDMQVKKGTLLGQVVSSAPESIAHSSEVSGVSGPAHQSDTGVSPNLTTPPNSQAEGTTVSVPIQTRGQGRKSQGGGEATRRRGKKQVLVSPPVPGVSIGPDLKMNEQLEHKPLNPSAGEAMSQGDTVSSSATVQHSCTEPGSVTLSSGGNNKSGVGIALSSQQPLPLSSVTPVPQTVPTYPSVPIQNNGQHQKPQNGSGAPRSRGKKKAMLLPNPNVSGSQNLHLTSNQQSSSGNVLHDKATELKTLQDSLVQESHSVVQDHALHSIGDKDLKSTEVSGDIANKALVESTTEDNTKRSPGLEIEKVLNSDMHDSASNNLSKTAVLENSRNKSFCGSTQPVTEVTRDQQLEAKTHHSDEASKADTSPVHSTKESKECSNQAIEPMAAQAVPNASDNVYPSISASESIQPCPPESMSVKRQGRKTQNRVEPPRRRGRKSSSASPVVSDSLANQDPNLNNDFQKSSVGKVATDVAQAQAFQILLPTGGAAHDLNTKEGAANSSLNKQHKVAPARVDSAPVSSDKISNFGRMQNVNDVARVMKEVFSGTCLPKLKAADSAAGELAKTNTTVDSMNTQLNADKAGYDITNTEAACLTPGIAVNIQEKQSEGEFNNKKLEDKASSDIPTTVAVDVSNNMCLQDKAGSNISTTGAGDVSNIQCKEDKADLEHDKQSEETSNMQSEVKAHIQHCTETYSNQSEVKAHDATPLSSAVRTESLSESCTKSSPLASSGENMSDQPQVIPSCPVVNDSQNALELVIEQNALSPLETEAPNVALSGKYSDALKHAELHENPLVKSCSQSLSEGEMNMGDSICEQPVSAVDKSSNIDPVPEENVISPAAIGDTNVGSSEVCPMDIDTSVSNQVTIVQDNEVVAKSSPQNVDTFSADEVAKIIDQSPDEPVDRSVLQQTSGSKAVANSSVDASQSVLVEEGTISETAILPSSSFSIEDNKFSSKTCAISNSETLEESMEEGATDHSEFLPPEKCAEESCRNATEVPCTVPLLLQESIDSEGYHGDHCKSQDGGIPENHKTGILAAPKTFEGGNEVETFSDKGPQGSSEAQVESKGLVDMENQAEAIQNRAAEMDVPCTSVSGDKAEGESKELADMENQANAIRNRAAEMDVPCTSTLGDKAEGESKELADMENQAEAIQNCAAEMDVPCVSAPGDKAEGESKGLADMENQAETIESCAAEMEVSCSCASGDKAEGENVLVGTKQQIQVSEDTEAVAADETDVSNGVPAVPKTASANGAPLPCSSLTVGEPMVEHDTKGAETGVANQDNQAIRQNALKDAEECSSSAAADIIEESLPQKDVIESEGVPPPCKSVAEGEHVESLSVEALVDSSVKLGTKESEASQDNLVLQENALNEMEETLPSATEDRVAVCSPEKDNLTACSEAPQESEKCENVQGSV from the exons ATGGCCTCTTCGCAAAATGTTGAGTTGGAGGCAGCTAAGTTTCTGCACAAACTCATCCAAGATTCTAAAGATGAGCCAGCTAAGTTGGCTACTAAACTCTGCGTG ATACTACAACACATGAAATCAAGTGGGAAGGAACATTCAATGCCATATCAAGTGATATCAAG GGCAATGGAGACTGTCATCAATCAGCATAATCTTGATATTGAATCATTGAAGTCTTCACGTCCTCCTTCTTCTGGTGCTGGCAGTTCTCAAAGAG GAACTTCACAGGCAGTGGGTGTTGCTACGGATTCAAGAGCGGGGTTGCCTGAAAATGTGATGCCCAAAATGGATTCCTTTGCTTCTGGCCGGCCACCATTTGCCCCAAGTATTGGAGCACCTGATCATTATCAAGGATCTGCGGCTCAGAGGAGCGGTCAGTCTTTTGATCATGGAAGTCCGTCTAGTTTAGATTCTAGGTCTGCTAACTCACAATCACGGGATAGACGAGATACTACTAATTTGGACAAACAGGTGAATCAAAAGGATGGTAGAAAAGCTACCTCAAAGAGAAAGAGGGGGGATACATTGTCACCTGCAGAACCACACGTTGACATTCCTTCTCATCTTGATCAGCGAAATACTGCTAATACGAGGAAGGGTAAAATGACCAAGGCTGAATCATCAGATGGTCTTCCAGTTAGAAGTGGAGAGCTGACTAACTTTAACAGGGTTCCAAGTAGTAGTCAAATGCAAAGGGCCAACCAAGAAGGCCCAACAAAGATTGGCAATCCAGTGCCATGTGCTCCGAATTCTAAATATCCAGAAGATACAGAGGTTTCCTCTGCTCATATTGCTTCTGGTAAACTTCAAG GTGCTCATCCTATGGTTCATGGAGGGATGGGGGTTGCCACTAGTGCATACCCAATGACTGAATCAGTTCTCTCGAGTTCAATGCGGCATGGTGGGATGCTTGGGCATTATAGTGGAAGTTCTACTACTTCAGCTGATGAACCTAAAATAGGCCTG ACTGACAGGCATAGTAGTAACTCAGAAATGTCTATGCTTAGACAAGGAGTTCCTCCCAGAGATATGGCAAGATCCACGATTAGTGGATCATCTGGTGTGCCTTTCAAAGAACAACAGTTGAAACAGCTCCGAGCTCAGTGCCTTGTTTTTCTAGCATTTAG AAATGGTTTAGCACCAAAGCAACTACATCTTGAAATTGCTCTTGGAACCGCATTTTCTAGAGAAG GAAAGGATCATACTGACCACAAAGGAAAGTCACAATCTTCTGTTGAATTGGGTACCTCGTCAGGGGTCATGATGCCTTTTGGAGGTCTGAACAATATGAGACAACCTGATAATAATAACTCTTCAGGGTCCCCTTCTGCTGGAAAATCTCTGGAAGCTACGTCATTCTCCAAGGGAACTGAGAGTGCAATAATGACTGGGGACAAAGGTATTCTTTCTGAAGAAAGGAAACATCTCCTAGCTGTAAAAAAAGTAGAGCTTGAAAAGCAAATTCAAGAAAGAGCTGGTGCACAAGCTTCGTCAGCTACTTCTTTTCAGCAGCAAGATTCCTCTAGTACAAAGGGTGATGTTGACAGTGGTAATCTTCAGGTTGGACTGTCCAACCGACCTTCCTCTGTCATTGGGCTGAATAAGCAGATGAATCCTGAGATAAATGGCTTTACCGGATTTGCTAGTTCTGATGAGGCTTCAGAAGGACCCTCGCAAGTCTCTTCTCTTCAGCATGAGTTGCCAATAGAAAGAAGAGACAATGTTGTTAATCAGTTTCAAAATATGGTTAACAGTGGTGGTTCTCGAAACCATCATTCTATTAACCACTTGACATATGCTTTGAAAGAGCACTGGAAACCTGTTCCAGGGACTGGCATTGATCCCCAGGGAGCAAGCTTGATGAAGGATGCAGATTTATTAGCGAAAAATGTTTCTTCAG ATGGGTTCAAAACAGTTCCTGTTAATGATGCATCAAGACATGATGCCACCTTTTCTACAGACATAGAAGGGAATGGGAGGTTACCTCCTCCAAAATATACAATGTCAGGAAGGTGGATTATGGATCAGCAGAAAAAGAGGCTTCTAGTTCAGCAAAACTGGGTACAAAAACAGCAAAAAACAAAGCAAATAATGACCACATGTTTCCTCAAGCTAAAG GAAAATGTGAGCTCATCTGAGGATATATCTGCTAAAACAAAAAGCGTCATAGAGTTGAAGAAACTTCAATTATTAGACCTCCAACGCCGTCTCCGCAG TGATTTTCTGAATGATTTTTTCAAACCAATTACAACTGAGATGCTCCATTGCAGGTTCACTACTATTTTAACTGCTATT AACAATCTTGAGGAACTATGGGCGCTACTTAACTTCTTGTTACCTAACATATTTAATTCATCTGAGGATTTTTCTCAGTGGTTTAATAAGCCATTTGAGAGTGCTGGAGATAACTCGCCAGATGAA GCCTTACTATCCGAGGAGGAGAACCTCTTGATCATCAATCGTCTGCACCAAGTTCTGAGACCATTCGTACTTCGGAGGCTTAAACACAAG GTTGAAAATGAACTTCCTGAAAAGATTGAAAGACTCGTAAGATGTGAGGCATCTGCATATCAAAAACTTTTGATGAAGAGAGTGGAAGAAAATCTTGGCTCTATTGGCACAACAAAG GGACGGTCGGTACACAACTCTGTCATGGAGCTTCGTAATATCTGCAATCATCCATATCTCAGCCAGCTTCATGCAGAGGAG GTGGATAACTTTATACCTAGGCATTATCTGCCCCCAATTATTAGACTTTGTGGGAAGCTTGAGATGTTGGACCGTATTTTACCTAAATTGAAGGCAGCAGATCATCGG GTTCTTTTCTTCTCAACAATGACTAGGCTTCTTGATGTTATGGAGGAATACTTAACTCTTAAACAGCATCGGTACCTTCGGTTGGATGGACATACCTCAGGAGGTGATCGTGGGGCCCTAATAGACATGTTTAACCAACCTGGTTCtccatattttatatttttgctcag CATTCGAGCTGGTGGCGTTGGAGTGAATCTTCAAGCTGCTGACACAGTGATTATATTTGACACCGACTGGAATCCACAG GTTGACCTGCAAGCACAAGCAAGGGCTCATAGAATTGGTCAGAAGAAGGATGTTTTAGTTCTTCGATTTGAAACA GTTCAAACTGTTGAAGAACAAGTCAGAGCTTCTGCTGAGCACAAACTGGGAGTTGCTAATCAGAGCATTACTGCTGGGTTTTTTGACAATAATACAAG TGCTGAGGACCGAAGAGAATACTTGGAATCCCTCCTGCGTGAGTGTAAGAAAGAGGAAGCGTCACCTGTATTGGATGATGATGCTTTAAATGATCTCTTAGCACGCAG TGAAGCAGAGATAGATGTATTTGAGGCTGTTGACCAAAAAAGGCGCGAAGATGAGATG GCTACATGGAAGAAGTTGGTATCTGGGCCAGCAACTGATGGTTCTGAGCCTATTCCTTCACTTCCTTCGCGTCTAGTTACAGATGAAGACTTGAAACAATTATATGAAGCGATGAAGATATCCGATGTGTCCAAGGATGAAGTAGCATCTAACGGAATCAAGAGGAAGAGTGGAACTCCTGGGAGCCTTGATACTCAACATTACGGAAGGGGAAAACGTGCAAGAGAG GTCCGTTCCTATGAAGAACAATGGACAGAGGAGGAGTTTGATAAGATGTGTCAAGCTGAATCTCCTGGATCACCGAAAGTAATGGAAGAAGTGACAGAGTCAAATTGCAAACCAAATGCTTCTAGCTCCGCTGCAACCGCTTCTGTTACGGAGACTGCAGTGGTGCCTCCGGTGGCCCCTGCAACATCATCTCTTGGGAGTTTACCTGTGCATAAAGTCAAAGATATAACACCACCTGCTAAACGTGGACGTGGCAGGCCAAGAAGGAAAACCTCAGATAAGTCACCTGTTACTGAAGTCCCTCTGGTTACTTCTGGAACTGTTGAAGTGGACATGCAGGTAAAGAAAGGAACTTTGCTTGGTCAAGTAGTATCGTCAGCTCCCGAATCTATTGCTCATTCTTCTGAAGTTAGTGGTGTGAGTGGACCTGCACATCAGTCTGATACTGGTGTTTCTCCTAATCTGACTACTCCACCCAACTCTCAAGCAGAGGGTACTACTGTTTCTGTGCCAATACAAACAAGAGGACAAGGCCGGAAATCTCAAGGTGGAGGGGAAGCAACTAGACGTAGAGGGAAGAAGCAGGTTCTGGTGTCGCCTCCTGTACCTGGGGTTTCTATTGGTCCTGATTTAAAGATGAATGAGCAGTTGGAACACAAACCCCTGAATCCATCTGCTGGTGAAGCTATGTCCCAAGGTGATACTGTTTCCTCCAGTGCTACGGTACAACATTCATGTACAGAACCGGGTTCTGTGACTTTAAGCAGCGGAGGTAATAATAAATCTGGTGTTGGGATTGCTCTGAGTTCTCAGCAGCCCCTTCCTTTGTCCTCTGTTACCCCTGTGCCGCAAACTGTTCCTACTTATCCTTCTGTACCTATACAAAATAATGGGCAACATCAGAAGCCTCAAAATGGATCAGGAGCTCCCCGAAGTAGGGGAAAGAAAAAAGCAATGTTATTGCCTAATCCAAACGTTTCAGGTAGTCAGAATTTGCACCTTACTTCCAATCAACAAAGCTCATCTGGCAATGTATTACATGATAAAGCCACTGAGTTGAAAACCTTGCAAGATAGCCTTGTTCAGGAATCACACAGTGTTGTCCAAGATCATGCATTACATAGCATTGGTGATAAGGATTTAAAATCAACTGAAGTATCTGGTGATATAGCCAATAAGGCATTGGTTGAATCAACAACTGAAGATAATACCAAAAGATCTCCTG GGTTGGAAATAGAGAAGGTTCTGAATTCTGATATGCATGATTCTGCTTCCAACAATTTATCCAAGACTGCTGTTCTGGAGAACTCAAGGAACAAAAGTTTCTGTGGCTCAACACAGCCTGTTACAGAGGTTACAAGGGACCAACAATTGGAGGCCAAAACTCATCATTCTGATGAAGCTTCAAAAGCTGATACTTCTCCAGTTCATTCTACAAAAGAATCAAAAGAATGTTCTAATCAGGCTATAGAACCTATGGCTGCACAAGCAGTTCCCAATGCATCAGACAATGTTTATCCTTCCATATCAGCCTCTGAATCCATTCAGCCTTGCCCACCTGAATCCATGTCAGTTAAAAGGCAAGGCCGTAAAACTCAAAATAGAGTGGAGCCACCCCGGCGTAGGGGGAGAAAATCATCTTCGGCATCTCCTGTTGTTTCTGATTCCCTTGCTAACCAGGATCCTAATTTAAATAATGATTTTCAGAAGTCATCAGTAGGTAAAGTCGCTACAGATGTTGCTCAAGCTCAAGCATTTCAGATCCTTTTGCCCACTGGAGGTGCTGCTCATGATTTAAACACAAAAGAGGGAGCTGCCAATTCTTCTCTAAACAAGCAGCACAAAGTTGCGCCAGCAAGGGTTGATAGTGCACCAGTATCCTCAGATAAGATTTCTAATTTTGGCCGAATGCAAAATGTCAATGATGTTGCTAGGGTTATGAAAGAAGTTTTCTCTGGAACTTGCTTACCAAAGCTTAAAGCAGCAGATTCTGCTGCTGGCGAACTCGCAAAAACTAATACTACAGTTGATTCCATGAATACCCAGTTGAATGCTGATAAAGCAGGTTATGATATAACAAATACGGAAGCAGCATGTCTAACTCCAGGCATTGCTGTGAACATACAGGAAAAACAATCAGAGGGGgaattcaataataaaaaattggaGGACAAAGCAAGTTCAGATATACCAACTACTGTAGCAGTGGATGTCTCCAATAACATGTGTTTGCAGGATAAAGCAGGTTCTAATATATCAACTACTGGAGCAGGGGATGTGTCAAATATACAGTGTAAGGAGGATAAAGCAGATTTGGAGCATGACAAGCAATCTGAAGAGACATCTAATATGCAGAGTGAAGTGAAGGCTCATATTCAACATTGTACTGAAACTTATTCTAATCAGAGTGAAGTGAAGGCTCATGATGCAACTCCGCTTAGTTCTGCTGTAAGGACCGAGAGTCTGTCTGAATCATGTACAAAATCTTCACCTCTTGCTTCTTCTGGTGAAAATATGTCTGATCAACCACAAGTGATCCCATCCTGTCCTGTGGTAAATGATTCTCAAAATGCATTAGAACTTGTTATAGAACAAAATGCTTTATCACCTTTGGAAACGGAGGCCCCCAATGTTGCATTAAGTGGGAAGTATTCAGATGCTTTAAAACATGCTGAGTTGCATGAGAATCCATTAGTTAAGAGCTGTTCACAATCCCTCTCTGAGGGGGAAATGAACATGGGGGATTCCATATGTGAACAACCTGTCTCTGCTGTTGATAAATCTTCTAATATTGACCCAGTTCCCGAGGAAAATGTGATATCCCCAGCAGCTATTGGCGATACCAATGTTGGTTCTTCTGAGGTTTGCCCAATGGACATTGACACATCTGTGAGTAACCAAGTTACAATTGTGCAGGACAATGAGGTTGTGGCAAAGAGTTCCCCACAGAACGTAGATACGTTCTCAGCAGATGAGGTGGCAAAAATCATAGATCAATCTCCTGATGAACCTGTTGATAGGTCAGTCTTACAACAAACATCAGGGTCAAAAGCTGTGGCCAATTCTTCAGTGGATGCTTCTCAGTCTGTCCTTGTGGAAGAGGGAACCATATCTGAAACTGCAATTTTACCCTCGTCATCTTTTAGCATAGAGGATAATAAGTTCTCATCCAAAACCTGTGCAATTAGTAACTCTGAAACTCTGGAAGAGTCAATGGAGGAGGGCGCGACTGACCACTCTGAATTCCTGCCCCCGGAGAAATGTGCAGAGGAGAGCTGTAGGAATGCCACTGAG gTTCCCTGTACAGTTCCATTGCTGCTTCAGGAATCAATTGATTCTGAAGGTTACCACGGTGATCATTGCAAGTCACAG GATGGCGGGATACCTGAAAATCACAAAACTGGAATCCTTGCTGCTCCTAAAACATTTGAAGGGGGAAATGAGGTTGAGACCTTTTCTGATAAAGGTCCACAAGGATCCTCTGAAGCACAAGTTGAATCAAAAGGATTAGTTGATATGGAGAATCAGGCAGAAGCCATTCAGAACCGTGCTGCTGAGATGGATGTCCCATGTACATCCGTATCAGGGGACAAGGCCGAGGGTGAATCTAAAGAATTAGCTGATATGGAGAATCAGGCAAATGCCATTCGAAACCGTGCTGCTGAGATGGATGTCCCGTGTACGTCTACATTAGGGGACAAGGCCGAGGGTGAATCTAAAGAATTAGCTGATATGGAGAATCAGGCAGAAGCCATTCAAAACTGTGCTGCTGAGATGGATGTCCCGTGTGTGTCTGCACCAGGGGACAAGGCCGAGGGTGAATCTAAAGGATTAGCTGATATGGAGAATCAGGCAGAAACCATTGAGAGCTGTGCTGCTGAGATGGAAGTGTCATGTTCCTGTGCATCAGGGGACAAGGCAGAGGGGGAGAATGTTTTAGTTGGCACCAAGCAACAAATTCAGGTGTCAGAAGACACTGAAGCTGTTGCAGCTGATGAAACAGATGTTTCTAATGGCGTTCCAGCTGTGCCCAAAACAGCATCGGCCAATGGGGCTCCACTTCCATGTTCTTCACTGACAGTGGGTGAACCTATGGTGGAGCATGATACTAAAGGAGCTGAAACCGGTGTCGCCAACCAGGATAATCAAGCCATTAGGCAAAATGCTCTGAAAGATGCAGAAGAGTGCTCTTCTTCTGCGGCCGCTGACATAATTGAAGAGAGCTTACCTCAGAAGGATGTCATTGAATCTGAAGGGGTTCCACCTCCATGCAAGTCAGTTGCTGAGGGCGAACATGTAGAGAGTTTGTCAGTTGAGGCTTTGGTTGATTCTTCTGTGAAGCTTGGTACTAAAGAATCTGAAGCTTCCCAGGATAATCTAGTTTTGCAAGAAAATGCATTGAACGAAATGGAAGAAACCCTTCCTTCAGCAACTGAGGATAGAGTTGCAGTGTGCTCACCTGAGAAGGATAATTTAACTGCTTGCTCAGAAGCACCCCAGGAATCCGAAAAGTGTGAAAATGTGCAAGGATCGGTCTGA